A single Aspergillus chevalieri M1 DNA, chromosome 3, nearly complete sequence DNA region contains:
- the GCV3 gene encoding glycine decarboxylase subunit H (BUSCO:EOG09264SUZ;~COG:E;~EggNog:ENOG410PQWU;~InterPro:IPR017453,IPR033753,IPR002930,IPR000089, IPR003016,IPR011053;~PFAM:PF01597;~go_component: GO:0005960 - glycine cleavage complex [Evidence IEA];~go_process: GO:0019464 - glycine decarboxylation via glycine cleavage system [Evidence IEA]), with product MAAVARCVPRFASRILSPKLPIARMSPAMGFPRGSIRSFSQSAFLQAKKYTESHEWVELADNGKTAKVGITAYAAQSLGDVIFVELPEAGLEVAAGEPVGAVESVKSASDVLSPVSGTVVKGNTLLDDKAKAINESPEGDAWIAEIEVSDPAELDGLLDPETYNEQNHE from the exons ATGGCTGCCGTCGCCCGCTGCGTCCCCCGTTTCGCTTCTCGCATCCTCTCGCCGAAGCTCCCCATTGCGCGCATGTCGCCCGCAATGGGTTTCCCGCGGGGAAGTATCCGGAGCTTCTCGCAAAGCGCATTCT TGCAGGCAAAGAAGTACACTGAGTCGCACGAATGGGTCGAGCTCGCCGACAACGGCAAGACGG CCAAGGTTGGAATTACCGCGTACGCTGCTCAGTCTCTTGGCGATGTCATCTTCGTCGAGCTCCCCGAGGCGGGCCTGGAAGTCGCTGCTGGTGAGCCTGTCGGAGCTGTGGAATCGGTCAAGTCTGCCTCGGACGTTCTGTCTCCTGTGTCCGGAACGGTCGTGAAGGGCAACACCCTCCTTGACGATAAGGCTAAGGCTATCAATGAGAGCCCCGAGGGCGATGCCTGGATCGCCGAGATTGAGGTCAGCGACCCCGCAGAGCTGGACGGATTGCTGGACCCGGAGACCTATAATGAACAGAACCACGAGTAA
- the ZRG17 gene encoding cation efflux family protein family (COG:P;~EggNog:ENOG410PH00;~InterPro:IPR027469,IPR002524;~PFAM:PF01545;~TransMembrane:6 (i156-173o185-203i224-246o266-289i317-337o343-360i);~go_component: GO:0016021 - integral component of membrane [Evidence IEA];~go_function: GO:0008324 - cation transmembrane transporter activity [Evidence IEA];~go_process: GO:0006812 - cation transport [Evidence IEA];~go_process: GO:0055085 - transmembrane transport [Evidence IEA]): protein MASSLPLPVPPRTPTPPPDEQPPVIPEPGPQEYNSSRLSPLVDTFPTLRSPSDTGSQDRLSPTKASFGPSAVEVAAQNASNGDGPFNFQTVTMAKSPVVKSNIGQRRGHKYKHSSISHQIFLEPPPRAPLALPNSLPIPTFKECRTSMSKDQKTRFWWSVCHMFVAAYTLWSAEGSLAMTALSHLILYDSLGALLCVVVDVFGNFEVWRRSSIRHPFGLERAEVLAGFAMCVLLLFMGMDLISHNLQHFLESSGHEPHHSHPHSRVSVGSVDITAVLAISSTLVSAIGLKNHARIGKAMQFAYIDSLPSVLSNPSHFLTLSCSTLLLILPLVSVKLYTWLDSLLSGTIAISMCVIGVRLVKTLGSMLLMSYSGKGVPEVIKDIESDPCVFGIDDARFWQVHYGLCMANLKLRVTGSEENIVRLRERISSLIRNRLGGGYGTGGQKWEVSLQFTVEQL, encoded by the exons ATGGCATCTAGTTTGCCCCTCCCCGTTCCTCCACGCACTCCTACGCCGCCTCCCGATGAGCAGCCTCCGGTGATCCCTGAGCCTGGACCTCAGGAATACAACAGCTCGCGCTTATCGCCATTAGTTGATACATTTCCTACCTTGCGCAGTCCCTCAGATACGGGAAGTCAAGACCGATTGAGTCCGACTAAAGCGTCTTTTGGTCCTAGTGCGGTAGAGGTTGCTGCCCAGAATGCCTCGAACGGCGATGGGCCGTTCAATTTCCAAACGGTGACGATGGCAAAGAGCCCGGTGGTGAAATCT AATATCGGTCAACGACGTGGACACAAGTACAAACATAGCAGCATCTCGCATCAGATCTTCCTTGAACCTCCTCCTAGAGCACCTCTCGCTTTACCCAATTCGCTGCCGATCCCTACATTCAAAGAATGCCGCACAAGCATGTCGAAAGACCAGAAGACGCGGTTTTGGTGGAGCGTATGCCATATGTTCGTGGCGGCCTATACGCTTTGGAGCGCCGAAGGATCGTTGGCCATGACGGCGCTGTCCCATTTGATCCTATACGATTCGCTTGGAGCATTACTCTGTGTGGTAGTGGATGTGTTTGGTAATTTCGAAGTTTGGAGGCGATCTAGCATACGGCATCCTTTTGGGCTGGAGCGCGCAGAAGTGTTGGCAGGGTTCGCGATGTGTGTCCTTTTGCTTTTCATGGGAATGGACCTCATTTCGCATAATCTACAGCACTTTCTGGAGTCGTCTGGTCATGAGCCTCACCATTCTCATCCTCATTCTAGAGTCTCTGTTGGTAGTGTCGACATTACCGCAGTTTTGGCGATCTCGTCGACATTGGTCTCTGCTATCGGGCTGAAGAACCATGCTCGAATTGGAAAGGCGATGCAGTTTGCTTATATTGACTCCTTGCCGTCCGTTTTGAGTAACCCGTCGCATTTCCTAACGCTTTCGTGCTCCACTCTGCTCTTAATTCTTCCCTTGGTGTCCGTTAAATTATACACATGGCTTGACTCGCTGCTGTCTGGAACGATTGCTATTTCGATGTGTGTCATCGGGGTGCGCCTCGTGAAGACCCTAGGATCCATGTTGCTCATGTCCTACTCCGGCAAAGGCGTACCGGAAGTGATCAAAGATATCGAATCTGACCCATGCGTGTTCGGTATTGATGACGCCAGATTCTGGCAAGTCCATTACGGATTGTGCATGGCAAACCTGAAGCTTCGAGTCACTGGGTCTGAGGAAAATATTGTCCGGCTACGTGAAAGGATATCTAGTTTAATCAGGAACCGCTTGGGTGGAGGGTATGGCACTGGGGGTCAGAAATGGGAAGTATCGCTGCAATTTACTGTAGAACAGCTGTGA
- a CDS encoding putative NADH-ubiquinone oxidoreductase 14 kDa subunit (COG:S;~EggNog:ENOG410PRTY;~TransMembrane:2 (i5-21o33-50i)) translates to MVSKIFFWGGFGIAVRLWQLGIEMRPILAKQGLWAYPVFAGVGGSFGYWLQGVEDRQLKILAQRREAILDKRRRRDEREGLSNIEKEGTLAATP, encoded by the exons ATGGTTTCCAAGATTTTCTTCTGGGGCGGCTTCG GCATCGCCGTCCGTCTCTGGCAACTCGGTATCGAAATGCGTCCCATTCTCGCCAAGCAGGGTCTCTGGGCCTACCCCGTCTTCGCAGGTGTCGGTGGAAGCTTTGGTTACTGGCTCCAGGGTGTCGAAGACCGTCAGCTTAAGATTCTCGCGCAGCGCCGCGAAGCCATCCTCGACAAGCGCCGGAGACGGGACGAGCGTGAAGGTCTGAGCAACATTGAGAAGGAGGGTACTCTGGCTGCGACGCCGTGA
- the dscA gene encoding ubiquitin-protein ligase dscA (BUSCO:EOG092619VG;~COG:O;~EggNog:ENOG410PISQ;~InterPro:IPR001841,IPR024766,IPR013083;~PFAM:PF13923,PF00097,PF13639,PF12678;~SECRETED:SignalP(1-22);~TransMembrane:7 (n7-18c22/23o378-397i409-430o436-457i546-564o570-588i609-627o633-651i);~go_function: GO:0008270 - zinc ion binding [Evidence IEA]), translated as MDNRGSLFFFLIILYLLLSSQGHPPLVEQSREHEIEVEREQDALRHLNESRYGDFNPRADRWLPFAGVRKNDSYAWDLLTDAQDRARRQLQFSISDAGLNYPSTPSNLSQIRLPVYRNATGKLRGDWVRNKQDSNAQRLNVTAIASEHEYFTHEFSQNITGSGGALYLDLRDGGGEEFRLGDRRAREIRASLAVESNDYWGHTWYLSLLGIHYPETGGILLTTTSEKFGGLFALPHFTLSPDSYELAHQLLLKSLSDTISQKDINQPTLFPWSSVVGSEQVEFPAPRCEHIIYLQQHPITFQNYLAEGTVIEQIEKELRYPIGAPVPSPPLMVMSAVVFSPDCGYILETKGAPDYPPSDALYLSGPKLEEYSKYSSRLLFLISGVLVGQIALLLRQIKEASTPSTRSRISFYTIAMMSFGDAFVLVFLLLELYSAVSFLLITTVSFLTFLSVSYIGMKFMMEIWAVQAPERQEQNRRSNQQSSNTATDSLPPPATARRVGDTGATPVILTPDQDPPEDEDTQPPNRNVTPSSGNARADVGAMYARFYLVLFLLLITSIWSFLWPVRLGSMYARTLAFIYLSFWCPQIYRNAMRNCRKALRWDFVVGESVLRLSPFLYFLTVRGNVLFIRPDSITALAMAGWVWIQVWLLAIQDILGPRFFVPRGWAPPAYDYHPILRDDTGSEQDLESGGTLPIGSLRADEREPQAEDKPRPKDRKKAVFDCAICMQEMEVPVLAAPGASGGSSSVTDGATSILTRRTYMVTPCRHIFHSTCLESWMRLRLQCPICRESIPPV; from the coding sequence ATGGATAACCGCGgttccctcttcttcttcctgatCATCCTCTATCTCCTTCTGAGTTCGCAGGGTCATCCACCGCTAGTTGAACAGAGTCGCGAGCATGAAATAGAGGTCGAGAGGGAGCAAGATGCGCTTCGCCATCTAAACGAATCCCGTTACGGGGACTTCAACCCCCGCGCGGACCGATGGCTACCCTTTGCCGGTGTTCGGAAGAACGACAGCTATGCATGGGATCTCCTAACGGATGCGCAAGATCGGGCCCGTCGTCAGCTGCAATTTTCCATCTCAGATGCTGGTTTAAATTACCCTTCTACACCTTCGAATCTCAGCCAAATCCGTCTGCCGGTTTATCGCAATGCGACGGGAAAGCTACGGGGAGACTGGGTGCGGAATAAGCAAGACTCAAATGCCCAGCGTCTCAACGTGACGGCTATCGCTTCGGAGCATGAGTATTTTACCCACGAGTTCAGTCAGAACATTACAGGATCAGGCGGTGCACTTTATTTGGACCTGCGGGACGGTGGTGGGGAAGAATTCCGGCTCGGAGATAGGCGCGCTCGGGAAATTAGGGCGAGCTTGGCCGTGGAAAGCAATGATTACTGGGGTCATACGTGGTATTTGTCGTTGTTGGGAATTCATTATCCCGAAACAGGGGGTATCCTCCTCACGACCACCAGCGAGAAGTTCGGCGGATTGTTCGCGTTGCCGCACTTTACCCTTTCGCCAGATTCATATGAACTTGCACACCAGCTTCTTCTCAAGTCGTTGTCCGATACAATATCTCAGAAAGATATTAATCAACCGACGTTGTTCCCCTGGTCCTCGGTGGTTGGATCCGAACAGGTCGAGTTTCCTGCACCAAGATGCGAGCATATCATTTATCTGCAGCAACACCCGATCACCTTCCAAAACTATTTGGCAGAGGGGACAGTCATTGAGCAGATAGAGAAGGAGCTAAGATACCCCATCGGGGCACCGGTTCCGTCTCCTCCTCTCATGGTCATGTCCGCTGTGGTGTTTTCACCTGACTGTGGGTATATTCTTGAGACGAAAGGAGCGCCAGATTATCCTCCCTCAGATGCTCTGTACCTATCCGGCCCCAAACTAGAAGAATATTCCAAATATTCCTCCCGCCTATTGTTCCTAATCTCTGGTGTGTTGGTTGGGCAGATCGCACTCTTATTACGACAGATCAAGGAAGCATCTACTCCATCGACAAGGAGTCGCATTAGTTTTTACACTATTGCCATGATGTCATTTGGGGATGCCTTCGTGCTagtctttcttctcttggAGCTATATTCAGCTGTGTCGTTTCTGCTGATAACGACGGTATCGTTCCTAACCTTCCTTTCGGTCAGTTACATTGGAATGAAGTTCATGATGGAAATATGGGCGGTCCAAGCGCCTGAACGGCAAGAACAAAACCGTCGTTCCAACCAGCAGTCTTCAAACACCGCGACAGACAGCTTGCCACCGCCTGCGACTGCAAGGCGGGTGGGCGACACGGGTGCGACCCCTGTCATTTTGACACCAGACCAAGATCCACCTGAAGACGAAGACACACAACCGCCGAATCGCAACGTGACACCATCTTCTGGAAATGCTCGGGCAGATGTGGGGGCCATGTACGCTCGATTTTACCTTGTCCTCTTCCTACTGCTTATCACTTCGATATGGTCTTTTCTTTGGCCGGTCCGGCTGGGATCCATGTATGCTCGAACCCTGGCATTCATTTACCTGTCGTTCTGGTGTCCACAGATCTATCGCAATGCCATGCGCAATTGTCGCAAGGCCTTGCGATGGGACTTTGTGGTCGGTGAAAGTGTTCTCCGGCTCTCCCCCTTCCTCTATTTCTTAACCGTACGAGGAAACGTACTATTCATCCGCCCTGATTCAATCACTGCGCTAGCAATGGCCGGCTGGGTCTGGATTCAAGTCTGGTTGTTAGCCATTCAGGATATCCTTGGCCCTCGCTTCTTCGTACCCCGAGGTTGGGCGCCACCAGCATACGACTACCACCCCATCTTGCGCGACGACACCGGGTCTGAGCAGGATCTCGAGTCAGGTGGCACATTGCCAATTGGATCTCTGCGCGCAGATGAAAGAGAACCCCAGGCGGAAGACAAACCTAGACCGAAAGATCGGAAGAAGGCGGTGTTCGATTGCGCTATCTGCATGCAAGAGATGGAAGTTCCTGTGCTTGCTGCTCCGGGTGCGTCTGGGGGTAGCAGTAGTGTGACAGATGGGGCTACGAGCATCCTGACGAGGCGCACGTACATGGTTACTCCATGTCGGCATATCTTCCATAGTACTTGTCTTGAGAGCTGGATGCGGTTGAGGTTGCAGTGTCCGATCTGTCGTGAATCAATTCCACCTGTATAG
- a CDS encoding uncharacterized protein (COG:S;~EggNog:ENOG410PTVN) → MVSFFDLPRSVREEIYRHALVKVRVFVRPFISMEYMLHPDRAEIYDNPNLALLCVARQIYHEAMPIYLGENIFSIVQVDMLAAARMENRRVAKNLRQIRRLELKFDHRDYKYMAEFLGTEIPTVMTEIDDWADESPVKKLAMRDLSKIRDHFDVSSSIIPSASKLKHKSRLIDTTGRRQRQALNHHWYQHKDDSQETRHDRLTENLKEYLWGRTLTFVRQTFRLTHLFIDIRHCTCPVGCCRLADQVLDWGWVYVWIHGLPGEVQVRGSSRSEKEVIARSLDRQSFHPKLGIEEVYDQSRAQDHRRLMQHNALLRSVYWRLNEM, encoded by the coding sequence ATGGTTTCCTTTTTCGATCTCCCTCGCTCAGTCCGCGAGGAGATCTACCGCCATGCCCTCGTTAAAGTCCGGGTCTTCGTACGTCCCTTCATCTCCATGGAATACATGCTGCACCCAGATCGAGCCGAGATATATGATAACCCCAATCTCGCCCTCCTCTGTGTTGCCCGCCAGATCTACCACGAAGCGATGCCCATCTACCTGGGCGAGAACATCTTTTCCATCGTCCAGGTCGATATGCTGGCCGCCGCGCGTATGGAGAACAGACGAGTCGCGAAGAACCTCCGACAGATTCGCAGATTGGAATTGAAATTCGATCACCGAGATTACAAGTATATGGCTGAGTTTCTGGGGACTGAGATACCGACCGTTATGACGGAAATTGACGACTGGGCTGATGAATCTCCGGTTAAGAAGCTTGCTATGAGGGATCTGAGCAAGATACGTGATCACTTCGATGTATCTTCTAGCATTATACCCTCTGCTTCGAAGTTGAAACACAAGAGCCGATTGATCGATACGACCGGAAGACGGCAACGACAAGCGCTCAACCATCATTGGTATCAGCACAAAGACGACAGCCAAGAGACACGCCACGATCGACTGACCGAGAACCTGAAGGAATATCTCTGGGGACGAACCCTAACTTTCGTCCGCCAGACTTTCCGACTAACTCACCTCTTTATCGATATACGCCATTGCACTTGCCCCGTGGGCTGTTGTCGTTTGGCAGACCAGGTTCTGGATTGGGGCTGGGTGTATGTCTGGATTCATGGCTTGCCGGGCGAGGTCCAGGTGAGAGGATCATCGAGGTCCGAGAAAGAAGTTATTGCTAGGAGTTTGGACCGGCAGTCATTCCACCCCAAGTTAGGAATTGAGGAGGTTTACGACCAGTCTAGGGCTCAGGATCATCGGAGGTTGATGCAGCATAATGCCCTGCTTAGGAGTGTTTACTGGAGGTTGAATGAGATGTAA